The following are encoded in a window of Sphaerisporangium siamense genomic DNA:
- a CDS encoding SIS domain-containing protein, with translation MTTKMRSEIAEQPAALRATLDALVPRVDEVRALARDTRQLLFIARGTSDNAAVYGRYLIEAHAGRMSSLAAPSIATTYKRKLDLSGVLAVALSQSGRTEEIVETLVWAKACGATTVAVTNGGEDSPLAQAADLALCTLAGEEKAVPATKTYTTQLAALAVLALGLDADVNADDLQRVPDAVERLIADPGDVDAVVEGLAEVAGVVVSGRGLAFSTALEAALKLKEACYLHAMGLSYADLLHGPIAVVDERTPALLVASGEGPTLQGTVALARRVTGAGASAYGIGGGAELATASTAALNGPSLPEWVAPMGLIVPAQLLTESLARRRGIDPDSPRGLNKVTQTD, from the coding sequence ATGACGACCAAGATGCGCAGCGAGATCGCCGAGCAGCCGGCCGCCCTGCGGGCCACCCTCGACGCCCTCGTCCCCCGGGTGGACGAGGTCAGGGCGCTCGCCCGGGACACCCGGCAGCTCCTCTTCATCGCGCGGGGCACCTCCGACAACGCCGCCGTGTACGGCCGCTACCTGATCGAGGCCCACGCCGGGCGCATGTCCTCGCTGGCCGCGCCGTCCATCGCCACGACCTACAAGCGCAAGCTCGACCTGAGCGGCGTGCTCGCCGTCGCCCTGTCGCAGTCGGGCAGGACCGAGGAGATCGTCGAGACGCTCGTCTGGGCCAAGGCCTGCGGCGCGACCACGGTCGCGGTCACCAACGGCGGCGAGGACTCCCCGCTCGCCCAGGCCGCCGACCTCGCGCTGTGCACGCTCGCCGGGGAAGAGAAGGCCGTCCCCGCCACCAAGACCTACACCACCCAGCTCGCCGCGCTCGCCGTGCTCGCCCTCGGCCTCGACGCCGACGTGAACGCCGACGACCTGCAGCGCGTGCCGGACGCCGTCGAGCGGCTCATCGCCGACCCCGGCGACGTCGACGCCGTCGTCGAGGGGCTCGCCGAGGTGGCGGGCGTCGTGGTCTCCGGCCGCGGCCTGGCCTTCTCGACCGCGCTGGAGGCCGCGCTCAAGCTCAAGGAAGCCTGCTACCTGCACGCCATGGGCCTGTCCTACGCCGACCTGCTGCACGGGCCGATCGCCGTCGTGGACGAGCGCACCCCGGCGCTGCTCGTCGCCTCGGGCGAGGGCCCCACGCTGCAGGGCACGGTCGCGCTGGCGCGGCGGGTGACCGGCGCGGGCGCGTCCGCGTACGGCATCGGCGGCGGCGCCGAGCTCGCCACCGCCTCGACCGCGGCGCTCAACGGGCCCTCGCTGCCCGAGTGGGTGGCGCCGATGGGCCTGATCGTGCCGGCCCAGCTCCTCACCGAGTCGCTCGCCCGCCGGCGGGGCATCGACCCCGACTCCCCCCGCGGGCTCAACAAGGTGACGCAGACCGATTAG
- a CDS encoding GntR family transcriptional regulator: protein MPQIDPDSPVPKYFQLREILLDLIESNELSIGAAIPSERELCQRFGLSRMTVRQAVDHLVSEGRLHRVAGKGTFVARPKIEMALRLTSFSDDMRARGMEPGSRDLDRRVVRASAHLARELGIQPGEAVHFIERLRTADGEPLCIERAHIPVSFAPDLASFDLSGRSLYALLETRHGVVLDAGELTIDGGIADPGDADLLKMPRGGAVLLLQRRSFSGGVCVEFGVSTYRADRYQLRTVLEIPTRRS from the coding sequence GTGCCGCAGATCGACCCCGACAGCCCCGTCCCGAAGTACTTCCAGCTGCGCGAGATCCTCCTCGACCTCATCGAGAGCAACGAGCTTTCCATCGGGGCGGCGATCCCCTCCGAGCGAGAGCTTTGCCAGCGCTTCGGCCTGTCGCGGATGACTGTACGCCAGGCGGTCGACCACCTCGTCTCCGAGGGGCGCCTACACCGCGTCGCCGGCAAAGGCACCTTCGTCGCCCGTCCGAAGATCGAGATGGCGCTGCGGCTCACCTCCTTCAGCGACGACATGCGGGCGCGCGGCATGGAGCCCGGCTCCCGCGACCTCGACCGGCGCGTGGTCCGGGCCAGCGCACACCTCGCCAGGGAACTCGGCATCCAGCCGGGCGAGGCCGTCCACTTCATCGAGCGGCTGCGCACCGCCGACGGCGAACCCCTGTGCATCGAACGGGCTCACATCCCTGTATCTTTCGCGCCGGATCTGGCATCGTTCGACCTGTCCGGCCGATCCCTCTACGCGCTCCTGGAGACGCGGCACGGGGTCGTGCTGGACGCCGGAGAACTGACCATCGACGGGGGCATCGCCGACCCGGGCGACGCCGACCTGCTCAAGATGCCCAGAGGCGGGGCCGTGCTGCTGCTCCAGCGCCGGTCGTTCTCGGGCGGCGTCTGTGTCGAGTTCGGGGTGTCGACCTACCGCGCCGACCGGTACCAGCTCCGCACGGTGCTGGAGATACCGACACGGCGCAGCTGA
- a CDS encoding Rv3235 family protein — protein MPLPRLGAVPPADPPYDEERRVPAALAHGPRPRAHGPAHDPAHDRARAAPRERRRDDPGAARRGHRADGAPPGARGLRALGQALAEVLAGRRPPAGVADHLTERAYAELVRAGRMIETRRPPLAGAPHVHRPRDGVVEACLLLHCGERSRVLALRVERRGTQWLCTEFETA, from the coding sequence ATGCCCCTCCCTCGTCTGGGCGCCGTCCCCCCGGCCGACCCGCCGTACGACGAGGAGCGCCGCGTGCCCGCCGCCCTGGCGCACGGCCCCCGGCCGCGCGCCCATGGCCCCGCCCACGACCCCGCCCATGACCGGGCCCGCGCCGCCCCGCGCGAGCGCCGCAGGGACGATCCTGGGGCCGCGCGGCGGGGCCACCGCGCGGACGGCGCCCCGCCCGGCGCGCGGGGGCTGCGCGCGCTCGGGCAGGCCCTGGCCGAGGTCCTGGCCGGACGCCGGCCGCCCGCCGGCGTGGCCGACCACCTGACCGAGCGCGCCTACGCGGAGCTGGTGCGCGCCGGCCGCATGATCGAGACGCGACGGCCCCCGCTGGCCGGCGCGCCGCACGTCCACCGGCCGCGGGACGGCGTGGTCGAGGCGTGCCTGCTGCTGCACTGCGGCGAGCGCAGCCGCGTGCTGGCGCTGCGCGTCGAACGCCGGGGCACTCAGTGGTTGTGCACGGAGTTCGAGACGGCCTGA
- a CDS encoding HGxxPAAW family protein, which yields MMAESAPAQAHGGQSHAGRPTSWLAVTVMLLGFTIGGVALCMGPNWFLFWLGGGVVVVGGILALIFDIFSDVIEDAPREIAVQEHHSPFERH from the coding sequence ATGATGGCCGAGAGCGCACCGGCGCAGGCACACGGCGGGCAGTCCCACGCGGGGCGTCCGACCTCATGGCTGGCCGTCACCGTGATGCTTCTTGGGTTCACGATCGGCGGGGTGGCGCTGTGCATGGGGCCCAACTGGTTCCTGTTCTGGCTCGGCGGCGGCGTCGTGGTGGTCGGCGGCATCCTCGCCCTGATCTTCGACATCTTCTCCGACGTCATCGAGGACGCCCCCCGCGAGATCGCCGTCCAGGAGCACCACTCCCCGTTCGAGCGCCACTAG
- the secA gene encoding preprotein translocase subunit SecA, with protein sequence MPAIFDKILRAGEGKVLRKLKRISEQVNSIEADFKTMTDAELRATTEEYKQRHADGESLDDLLPEAFATVREAASRVLGQRHFDVQIMGGAALHLGNISEMRTGEGKTLTCTLPAYLNAISGKGVHVITVNDYLAKRDADTMGRIHRFLGLEVGVILANMPSDERRRQYAADITYGTNNEFGFDYLRDNMAWSLEECVQRGHNFGIVDEVDSILIDEARTPLIISGPGEQSGKWYQEFAKIVPRLRRGVEGKDGEESTGDYVVDEKKRTVGVLEAAVEKVEDWLGIDNLYKPEHTHLVGFLNNAIKAKELYKRDKDYIVVDGEVLIVDEFTGRVLHGRRYNEGMHQAIEAKEGVKVKDENQTLATITLQNYFRLYTKLAGMTGTAATEANEFHQTYKLGVIPIPTNRPMIRKDQADVVYKTEDAKFVACVNDIKERYEKGQPVLVGTTSVEKSEKLSKMLKRLGVAHEVLNAKNHAREAAIIAEAGRKHAVTVATNMAGRGTDIMLGGNSEFRADLELQQRGLSPSETPDEYEKAFPEALEKARDAVKAEHEEVVGLGGLYVLGTERHESRRIDNQLRGRSGRQGDPGESRFYLSLEDDLMRLFNAARVEMIMTRLNIPEDVPIESGIVTKAIATAQHQVEQQNFEIRKNVLKYDEVMNRQRKVIYAERHRVLEGADLHEQVRTFVTDVVEAYVQAETQEGFAEEWNLDKLWKAFQQLYPISGTADELIEREAGGERESLTPQMISDWVKADALAAYDRREQELGSETMRELERRVILSVLDRKWREHLYEMDYLQEGIALRAYAQRDPLIEYQREGFDMFTAMLEGIKEESVGYLFNLEVEVQDNPIVEEVPQDAGVSEAEAIISKALRRPQRPSEMIYTAPGESGEVEQTRVRTTAAERAAYGNVERNAPCPCGSGKKYKRCHGDPKNASA encoded by the coding sequence GTGCCAGCCATCTTCGACAAGATCCTTCGCGCCGGTGAGGGCAAGGTTCTGCGCAAGCTGAAGCGGATCTCCGAGCAGGTCAACTCCATCGAGGCCGACTTCAAGACCATGACGGACGCGGAGCTGCGCGCGACCACCGAGGAGTACAAGCAGCGCCACGCCGACGGTGAGTCCCTCGACGATCTGCTCCCCGAGGCGTTCGCCACCGTCCGCGAGGCCGCGAGCCGGGTGCTCGGCCAGCGCCACTTCGACGTCCAGATCATGGGTGGCGCCGCGCTCCACCTCGGCAACATCTCCGAGATGCGCACCGGTGAGGGCAAGACCCTCACCTGTACGCTCCCCGCCTACCTCAACGCCATCTCCGGCAAGGGCGTCCACGTCATCACCGTCAACGACTACCTCGCCAAGCGCGACGCCGACACGATGGGCCGCATCCACCGCTTCCTCGGCCTCGAGGTCGGCGTCATCCTGGCGAACATGCCGTCGGACGAGCGCCGGCGCCAGTACGCGGCGGACATCACCTACGGCACCAACAACGAGTTCGGCTTCGACTACCTGCGCGACAACATGGCGTGGTCGCTGGAAGAGTGTGTGCAGCGCGGCCACAACTTCGGGATCGTCGACGAGGTCGACTCCATCCTGATCGACGAGGCGCGCACCCCGCTCATCATCTCCGGCCCCGGCGAGCAGTCCGGCAAGTGGTACCAGGAGTTCGCCAAGATCGTCCCCCGCCTCCGCAGGGGCGTCGAGGGCAAGGACGGCGAGGAGAGCACCGGCGACTACGTCGTCGACGAGAAGAAGCGCACGGTCGGCGTGCTGGAGGCCGCGGTCGAGAAGGTCGAGGACTGGCTCGGCATCGACAACCTCTACAAGCCCGAGCACACCCACCTGGTCGGCTTCCTCAACAACGCCATCAAGGCCAAAGAGCTCTACAAGCGCGACAAGGACTACATCGTCGTCGACGGCGAGGTCCTCATCGTCGACGAGTTCACCGGCCGCGTGCTGCACGGCCGCCGCTACAACGAGGGCATGCACCAGGCCATCGAGGCCAAAGAGGGCGTGAAGGTCAAGGACGAGAACCAGACCCTCGCCACCATCACCCTCCAGAACTACTTCCGCCTCTACACCAAGCTCGCCGGCATGACCGGTACGGCGGCCACCGAGGCGAACGAGTTCCACCAGACCTACAAGCTCGGCGTGATCCCCATCCCGACGAACCGGCCCATGATCCGCAAGGACCAGGCCGACGTCGTCTACAAGACCGAGGACGCCAAGTTCGTCGCGTGCGTCAACGACATCAAGGAGCGCTACGAGAAGGGCCAGCCGGTGCTGGTCGGCACCACCTCGGTCGAGAAGTCCGAGAAGCTCTCCAAGATGCTCAAGCGCCTCGGCGTGGCGCACGAGGTCCTGAACGCCAAGAACCACGCGCGTGAGGCGGCGATCATCGCCGAGGCGGGCCGCAAGCACGCCGTCACGGTCGCCACCAACATGGCCGGCCGCGGCACCGACATCATGCTCGGCGGCAACTCCGAGTTCCGCGCCGACCTCGAACTCCAGCAGCGCGGCCTGTCGCCGTCCGAGACCCCGGACGAGTACGAGAAGGCCTTCCCCGAGGCCCTGGAGAAGGCCCGCGACGCGGTCAAGGCCGAGCACGAGGAGGTCGTCGGCCTCGGCGGCCTGTACGTCCTCGGCACCGAGCGCCACGAGTCCCGCCGCATCGACAACCAGCTCCGCGGCCGGTCGGGCCGTCAGGGCGACCCCGGCGAGTCCCGGTTCTACCTCTCCCTCGAAGACGACCTCATGCGGCTGTTCAACGCCGCCCGCGTCGAGATGATCATGACGCGCCTGAACATCCCCGAGGACGTCCCGATCGAGTCGGGCATCGTCACCAAGGCCATCGCCACGGCCCAGCACCAGGTCGAGCAGCAGAACTTCGAGATCCGCAAGAACGTCCTCAAGTACGACGAGGTCATGAACCGCCAGCGCAAGGTGATCTACGCCGAGCGCCACCGCGTGCTGGAGGGCGCCGACCTGCACGAGCAGGTGCGCACCTTCGTCACCGACGTCGTCGAGGCGTACGTCCAGGCCGAGACCCAGGAGGGCTTCGCCGAGGAGTGGAACCTCGACAAGCTGTGGAAGGCGTTCCAGCAGCTCTACCCGATCTCCGGCACCGCCGACGAGCTCATCGAGCGCGAGGCCGGCGGCGAGCGCGAGAGCCTCACGCCGCAGATGATCAGCGACTGGGTCAAGGCCGACGCGCTGGCGGCCTACGACCGCCGCGAGCAGGAACTGGGCTCCGAGACCATGCGCGAGCTGGAGCGCCGCGTCATCCTGTCGGTGCTCGACCGCAAGTGGCGCGAGCACCTCTACGAGATGGACTACCTGCAGGAAGGCATCGCGCTGCGGGCCTACGCCCAGCGGGACCCGCTGATCGAGTACCAGCGCGAGGGCTTCGACATGTTCACCGCGATGCTGGAGGGCATCAAGGAGGAGTCGGTCGGCTACCTGTTCAACCTTGAGGTCGAGGTGCAGGACAACCCGATCGTCGAGGAGGTGCCGCAGGACGCCGGCGTCAGCGAGGCCGAGGCCATCATCTCCAAGGCCCTGCGCCGCCCGCAGCGCCCCAGCGAGATGATCTACACCGCGCCGGGCGAGAGCGGTGAGGTCGAGCAGACCCGGGTGCGCACCACGGCCGCCGAGCGCGCCGCCTACGGCAACGTCGAGCGCAACGCCCCCTGCCCCTGTGGCTCGGGCAAGAAGTACAAGCGCTGCCACGGCGACCCCAAGAACGCCTCCGCCTGA
- a CDS encoding PTS transporter subunit EIIC — MSSASAEAGLPAPPPPRAGVMSILSRIGRSLMLPIAALPAAALLRRLGQDDLLGRTHNAALDKIAEVVGGAGTALFDNLPLLFAIGVAIGYARRSDGSTGLAALIGYLVFDRVSKLLFFDASGYAVHDRVAQTVLDAEGRPAQVINLAAGNPTGVLGGIVIGLVTAVLYQRYHRIKLPTWLAFFGGRRFVPIVTAFAALVLGVVFGVLWQPVGEWMTAFGGWLADHSTAGAGIYGVANRLLIPFGLHHFLNSMVWFQVPDCTVGGRQFAGDLTCYLQGNPGSGEFMAGFFPVIMFGLPAAAIAIWRAAPPHRRRAVGGIMISAALVAFVTGITEPIEFAFIFVAPLLFVIHALLTGVSMALVAAMDGHLGFGFSAGVIDAALNATKSNTDKFWQIMVLGLIYAAVYYAVFTFLIKRLNILTPGREPEPDPDAGEPAAPASRNGP, encoded by the coding sequence ATGAGCTCCGCCTCGGCCGAAGCGGGCCTCCCCGCGCCCCCGCCCCCGAGAGCCGGCGTCATGTCGATCCTGTCGCGCATCGGCCGCTCGCTGATGCTGCCGATCGCGGCCCTTCCCGCGGCGGCCCTGCTGCGCCGGCTCGGCCAGGACGACCTCCTCGGCCGCACCCACAACGCGGCGCTCGACAAGATCGCCGAGGTGGTCGGCGGCGCGGGCACGGCGCTCTTCGACAACCTTCCCCTGCTCTTCGCGATCGGCGTGGCCATCGGGTACGCGCGGCGCTCGGACGGCTCGACCGGCCTGGCCGCGCTGATCGGCTACCTGGTGTTCGACCGGGTCTCCAAGCTCCTGTTCTTCGACGCCTCCGGCTACGCCGTCCACGACCGCGTCGCCCAGACCGTCCTGGACGCCGAGGGCAGGCCCGCCCAGGTGATCAACCTGGCCGCGGGCAACCCCACCGGCGTGCTCGGCGGCATCGTCATCGGCCTGGTCACCGCCGTGCTCTACCAGCGCTACCACCGCATCAAGCTGCCCACCTGGCTGGCGTTCTTCGGCGGGCGCCGGTTCGTCCCCATCGTCACGGCGTTCGCCGCCCTGGTGCTCGGCGTGGTGTTCGGCGTCCTGTGGCAGCCCGTCGGCGAGTGGATGACCGCCTTCGGAGGCTGGCTCGCCGACCACTCCACCGCGGGCGCCGGCATCTACGGCGTCGCCAACCGCCTGCTGATCCCGTTCGGCCTGCACCACTTCCTGAACTCGATGGTGTGGTTCCAGGTGCCGGACTGCACGGTCGGCGGCCGGCAGTTCGCCGGCGACCTCACCTGCTACCTGCAGGGCAACCCCGGCTCCGGCGAGTTCATGGCGGGGTTCTTCCCCGTCATCATGTTCGGCCTGCCCGCCGCGGCGATCGCCATCTGGCGCGCCGCGCCGCCGCACCGCCGCCGCGCCGTGGGCGGCATCATGATCTCGGCGGCGCTGGTGGCGTTCGTGACCGGCATCACCGAGCCGATCGAGTTCGCGTTCATCTTCGTCGCGCCGCTGCTGTTCGTCATCCACGCCCTGCTGACCGGGGTCTCGATGGCGCTGGTGGCCGCCATGGACGGGCACCTGGGCTTCGGCTTCTCCGCCGGGGTCATCGACGCGGCGCTCAACGCGACCAAGTCCAACACCGACAAGTTCTGGCAGATCATGGTGCTCGGCCTCATCTACGCGGCCGTGTACTACGCGGTGTTCACCTTCCTGATCAAACGCCTGAACATCCTCACCCCGGGCCGCGAGCCGGAACCCGACCCCGACGCCGGGGAACCCGCCGCGCCCGCGTCCAGAAACGGCCCCTGA